A DNA window from Agarivorans sp. TSD2052 contains the following coding sequences:
- a CDS encoding alkaline phosphatase, with translation MKLNYLALSMAVSAALTLSACSNDDDKQVATPKRGEWTAPVNQSGNPAAINSWYNAGVDSVASANSAWQKDTAATALSTGKGKAKNVILFVGDGMGMSTVTAARILEGQITNPNGGEEHKLSFEHFPFTGLAKTYNTDAQTPDSAGTMTAMMTGVKSFAGGINIAETANRSDCDSSKGKELTTALDLAKMAGMKAGIISTARITHATPAATYSRVPERGWENDTETAAGCLDIAQQMINYDIGGGLDVVLGGGQRNFTLPETGGRRADQDLTQVWQTTNPTGSYVTNRDEFVAVDPSNTSKLLGLFNSSHMDYEADRVKYGADSEPSLAEMTEKAIEVMQDNEDGFFLMVEAGRIDHAHHGGNAHRALKDTLAFSDAVAMADKLTSDDDTLIIVTADHSHVFTIAGYPRRGNPILGLVENQDGSLQTAADDKPYTTLGYTNGPGASASFADGERVDLTEVAVQGVDFQQQAIVPTGSETHAGEDVPVYAKGPASSLVRSTLEQNEIFHIMNYAGNLLERANAAQ, from the coding sequence ATGAAACTTAATTATTTAGCCTTATCAATGGCGGTAAGCGCAGCCTTAACATTAAGTGCTTGCAGCAATGATGATGACAAGCAAGTGGCTACGCCAAAACGTGGCGAGTGGACAGCACCCGTCAATCAAAGTGGCAACCCTGCCGCTATAAACAGCTGGTACAATGCGGGTGTAGATTCTGTCGCCTCAGCCAACAGCGCTTGGCAAAAAGACACCGCTGCCACAGCGCTAAGCACAGGCAAAGGTAAAGCCAAAAATGTAATTTTGTTTGTGGGTGACGGCATGGGCATGTCTACCGTAACAGCCGCGCGCATTTTAGAAGGCCAAATAACTAACCCCAATGGCGGCGAAGAGCACAAGCTTAGCTTTGAGCACTTCCCCTTTACAGGCCTTGCTAAAACCTATAACACTGATGCCCAAACGCCAGATTCTGCCGGTACTATGACCGCAATGATGACTGGTGTGAAGTCCTTCGCGGGCGGCATTAACATTGCTGAAACAGCTAACCGCAGTGATTGCGACAGTTCAAAAGGCAAAGAGCTTACCACCGCACTAGACCTAGCTAAAATGGCCGGCATGAAAGCTGGGATAATCTCTACCGCGCGTATTACCCACGCAACCCCCGCCGCCACATATTCAAGAGTACCAGAGCGAGGCTGGGAGAATGACACTGAAACAGCCGCTGGTTGCCTAGACATTGCCCAGCAAATGATAAATTACGATATTGGTGGCGGATTAGATGTAGTGTTAGGGGGCGGACAACGTAACTTCACCTTGCCTGAAACAGGTGGGCGTCGCGCCGATCAAGACTTAACGCAAGTGTGGCAAACCACAAACCCAACAGGCAGTTACGTGACCAACCGCGATGAGTTTGTTGCTGTAGATCCAAGTAACACCTCTAAACTACTGGGTTTATTTAACAGCTCACATATGGATTACGAAGCAGATCGGGTTAAATATGGTGCAGACAGCGAGCCTTCGTTAGCCGAAATGACCGAAAAAGCCATTGAAGTGATGCAAGACAACGAAGACGGCTTTTTCTTAATGGTTGAAGCAGGCCGTATCGACCACGCCCACCACGGCGGCAATGCTCACCGAGCACTAAAAGATACACTGGCCTTTTCAGACGCCGTTGCCATGGCTGATAAGCTTACAAGTGATGACGATACCCTTATCATTGTTACCGCTGACCACTCTCACGTATTTACCATTGCTGGCTACCCCCGCCGTGGTAATCCGATTTTGGGTTTAGTAGAAAACCAAGATGGTAGCCTACAAACCGCAGCAGACGATAAACCCTATACCACACTTGGTTACACCAATGGCCCTGGTGCAAGCGCCAGCTTTGCAGATGGTGAACGTGTAGACCTCACTGAAGTAGCAGTACAAGGTGTCGATTTTCAACAGCAAGCCATTGTGCCTACTGGCAGTGAAACCCATGCCGGTGAAGATGTTCCGGTTTACGCCAAAGGCCCTGCATCTAGTTTAGTTCGTAGCACCCTAGAGCAAAACGAAATATTCCACATCATGAACTACGCAGGCAACTTGCTAGAGCGCGCCAATGCAGCGCAATAG
- a CDS encoding methyl-accepting chemotaxis protein — translation MKLQVVSRTRLGFAVLLALLLVVALIGQLNMRQLESQLDQTVSRLAPMAEQVNQLSGLLLNSARKVGLHSSSQNDQQSQALEQEVASLFSSYSQRINSLSQLASPFPEIINGLTTLDQQVSAINTTSQAQLSLSTQALQAQAILASQRQNFTKQWAGFQDDTEFLVEMVEENAEWVVTGMQADVGAFSASLEKLFYAQNEAQFASQFSVINSYYKSLQEKNQQLIKLDPDSAEELASYFALLTQAFANNGLFDNLKNQQAVITRQNQQLVQLNQQTDQALEQLDSISSQLSAIIAAAHQQAQDSASSAMIQTVVVLLVSVLVTVLVAWNVSRQIRIPLGQTLSQIKRMVDGDFSAKDNSQSHDEFGQIATQLNHLSVQMNQVVSQMSDNAKQLAASAETGLSTSEHSHKIIQEQQDQSHHVAVAVSQMEVGVSEVAEQAQQSRDDIGQVNQLTGQSHQAAQSTLSTTSQLQTTVTQASQQVSELKQQSDDINRIVDVIQGIAEQTNLLALNAAIEAARAGEQGRGFAVVADEVRGLATRSREATLEILSMIEQLQGRAQQAMDMMVQGESMVGSCIDEAKQSSQQLEQVAQLLSAVQERSEAIANNAQDKHKVAVQVANNVEKIVALSELASSDALQTQQVSESLQQQSQQQLNALSGFKLA, via the coding sequence ATGAAACTTCAAGTTGTAAGCAGAACGCGGCTAGGCTTTGCGGTGCTGCTTGCGTTGCTACTAGTAGTAGCCTTAATTGGCCAGCTAAATATGCGACAACTGGAAAGCCAGTTAGATCAAACGGTGAGCAGGCTTGCCCCCATGGCCGAACAAGTTAATCAGCTGTCAGGCTTATTATTAAACTCAGCCCGTAAAGTAGGGTTACACAGTAGTAGCCAAAATGATCAGCAGTCTCAAGCGCTAGAACAAGAGGTAGCCAGCCTATTTTCTAGCTATAGCCAACGCATCAATTCGCTATCGCAACTGGCGAGCCCCTTTCCTGAAATCATCAACGGGCTCACCACGCTAGACCAGCAAGTCAGCGCGATTAATACCACTAGCCAAGCTCAGCTATCGCTCAGTACCCAGGCGCTGCAGGCGCAAGCAATATTGGCAAGCCAGCGTCAAAACTTCACCAAACAGTGGGCGGGCTTCCAAGACGATACCGAGTTTTTGGTAGAAATGGTTGAAGAAAACGCAGAGTGGGTGGTTACCGGCATGCAGGCAGATGTGGGCGCTTTTTCAGCATCTTTAGAAAAACTATTTTACGCACAAAACGAAGCGCAATTCGCTTCACAATTCAGTGTCATCAACAGCTATTACAAATCGCTACAAGAAAAAAACCAGCAACTCATTAAGCTAGACCCCGACAGTGCCGAAGAACTGGCCAGTTATTTTGCACTGCTCACTCAAGCCTTTGCCAATAACGGTTTGTTTGATAACCTGAAAAATCAACAAGCAGTGATCACTCGCCAAAACCAACAGCTGGTGCAGCTCAATCAACAAACTGATCAAGCCTTAGAGCAACTAGACAGTATCTCAAGTCAGCTTAGCGCCATTATTGCGGCGGCTCACCAACAAGCACAAGACAGCGCCAGTAGCGCGATGATTCAAACCGTGGTGGTGTTGTTAGTTTCAGTATTGGTCACCGTATTAGTGGCGTGGAACGTAAGCCGACAAATTCGCATTCCCCTTGGCCAAACCCTTAGCCAAATTAAACGCATGGTCGATGGTGATTTCAGTGCTAAAGATAACAGCCAATCTCACGATGAATTTGGCCAAATAGCGACGCAGTTAAATCACTTAAGTGTGCAAATGAACCAAGTAGTAAGCCAAATGAGTGACAATGCTAAACAACTAGCGGCGAGCGCAGAAACAGGCCTAAGCACCAGCGAGCATTCCCACAAAATCATTCAAGAACAACAAGACCAAAGCCATCACGTCGCGGTGGCAGTTAGCCAAATGGAAGTGGGCGTAAGTGAAGTCGCAGAGCAAGCCCAACAAAGTCGAGACGACATAGGCCAAGTCAATCAGCTAACGGGGCAAAGCCATCAAGCGGCACAATCTACTTTAAGCACCACCAGCCAGCTACAAACCACCGTCACTCAAGCCAGCCAACAGGTAAGCGAACTGAAACAACAAAGTGATGATATCAACCGTATTGTTGATGTTATCCAAGGCATTGCCGAGCAAACCAACCTACTTGCGTTAAACGCTGCCATTGAAGCAGCACGGGCTGGCGAGCAAGGCCGTGGCTTTGCAGTAGTGGCCGATGAAGTGCGCGGCTTAGCCACTCGTAGCCGCGAAGCTACCTTAGAAATTCTCAGCATGATAGAACAATTGCAAGGCCGCGCTCAGCAGGCCATGGACATGATGGTACAAGGCGAAAGCATGGTAGGCAGCTGTATTGACGAAGCCAAGCAAAGCTCTCAACAACTTGAACAAGTGGCCCAATTATTAAGTGCGGTGCAAGAGCGCAGTGAAGCGATTGCCAACAATGCCCAAGATAAACATAAAGTTGCTGTGCAAGTGGCGAATAATGTAGAAAAAATTGTAGCGCTTAGTGAACTCGCTAGCAGTGATGCCTTGCAAACTCAGCAAGTGAGTGAATCTTTACAACAGCAATCTCAGCAACAGCTAAACGCGCTATCGGGCTTTAAGTTGGCTTAA
- a CDS encoding methylated-DNA--[protein]-cysteine S-methyltransferase: protein MNINIQYFKHPYAEFVLGSYAGQLCLCDFRYRTMRESVDKRIKVGLKAEFVEQKDDVLEQAKQQLEEYFLGERREFDLPLLMVGSDFQQSIWQALQGVSYGETASYLDLAVMIGNKNAVRAVGTANGANALAIIIPCHRIIGSQGELVGYGGGLPLKKRLLTLEQNLF, encoded by the coding sequence ATGAACATCAATATTCAGTATTTTAAGCATCCCTACGCTGAATTTGTGCTGGGCTCTTATGCTGGTCAGCTGTGCTTGTGTGATTTTCGCTACCGGACAATGCGCGAATCTGTCGATAAGCGAATTAAAGTGGGCCTTAAGGCTGAATTTGTTGAGCAAAAAGACGATGTCTTAGAGCAAGCCAAGCAGCAGTTAGAAGAGTATTTTTTGGGGGAACGGCGCGAGTTTGACCTTCCATTGTTAATGGTGGGTAGTGATTTTCAGCAATCAATATGGCAAGCACTGCAGGGCGTTAGCTATGGTGAAACGGCCAGCTACCTCGACTTAGCCGTGATGATAGGCAATAAAAACGCGGTGAGGGCAGTAGGCACTGCCAATGGCGCTAACGCGTTGGCTATTATCATCCCCTGCCATCGTATTATTGGTAGCCAAGGTGAGCTAGTGGGTTATGGGGGTGGGTTGCCCTTGAAAAAGCGCCTGTTAACGTTAGAACAAAACCTGTTTTAA
- a CDS encoding DODA-type extradiol aromatic ring-opening family dioxygenase — translation MSQLAPVLFLSHGSPMRVLEQSPAKQFLQDLPAQLSPPKAIVIVSPHWETEGVAFTQQERLDTIYDFWGFPAALQQITYPAASPSWLHQLLKQTLPQAEPLNRGLDHGAWSVLHLMYPQLEVPVVGLSLPTNASLAELLALGEQLKVLRQQGIMLITTGMATHNLAELAYNGEPEAWASEFIEWLQHMVQQHNLTALLRYREFAPGAQRSHPRDEHLRPLFVALGASGAQPATLIHDSWELKNGNNSSWAWGMPNE, via the coding sequence ATGAGCCAGCTTGCACCGGTTCTATTTTTGTCTCATGGCTCACCGATGCGGGTATTAGAGCAAAGCCCAGCGAAGCAGTTTTTGCAAGATTTACCCGCGCAACTAAGCCCGCCAAAAGCCATAGTGATTGTGTCACCACACTGGGAAACCGAAGGCGTGGCCTTCACCCAGCAAGAGCGACTCGACACCATTTATGATTTTTGGGGCTTTCCTGCAGCGTTGCAGCAAATCACTTACCCTGCGGCTAGCCCAAGTTGGTTACATCAGTTGCTTAAGCAAACCTTGCCGCAGGCTGAGCCATTAAATCGGGGCTTAGACCACGGTGCGTGGTCGGTCTTACATTTGATGTACCCTCAGTTAGAAGTGCCTGTAGTGGGCTTAAGTTTACCCACCAATGCCAGCTTGGCGGAGCTATTGGCGCTGGGCGAACAACTGAAAGTGTTGCGCCAACAAGGCATCATGCTCATCACCACCGGTATGGCTACTCATAATTTGGCCGAGCTGGCATATAATGGCGAGCCAGAAGCGTGGGCTAGCGAGTTTATAGAATGGCTGCAACACATGGTGCAGCAGCATAATTTAACGGCCTTATTACGCTATCGCGAATTTGCCCCCGGCGCGCAGCGCTCGCATCCACGCGACGAACACCTGAGGCCACTGTTTGTTGCTCTGGGTGCCAGTGGCGCGCAGCCAGCAACGCTTATTCATGACTCGTGGGAGTTGAAAAACGGCAATAACTCGAGTTGGGCGTGGGGAATGCCAAATGAATAA